A genomic window from Aestuariirhabdus litorea includes:
- the hutI gene encoding imidazolonepropionase: protein MTPHWDTLWTNVRLATMDPEIKLPFGTIERGALAIKGGCIAWVGPADDLPSVPATEVRDGGGGWLTPGLIDCHTHLVFAGNRCHEFELRQQGASYQQIAEQGGGIRATVEATRASSEEQLFQLAQPRLQAFLDEGVTSIEIKSGYGLEVDTELRMLQVARRLGREFPVTVHTSFLAAHALPPEFQGRADDYIGRVCGEMMDAVSAQELADSVDMFCEQIGFSLAQCERVIQSASRHGLPVRIHAEQLSNLRASHLAASHSALSVDHLEHLDESGVMALARAGTVATLLPGAFYFLRETRLPPIEQLRRHGVAMAVASDFNPGSSPQASLRLSMQMAANLFGLSAEEVLAGVTRHAARALGMASERGQLREGLLADLLLWQIDHPAELVWQFGVNRPHCIMKEGQDVSER from the coding sequence ATGACCCCTCACTGGGATACCCTCTGGACCAATGTCCGCCTGGCCACCATGGACCCGGAGATCAAGCTGCCCTTTGGCACCATTGAACGGGGGGCGCTGGCCATCAAAGGGGGATGCATCGCATGGGTCGGCCCGGCCGACGATCTGCCCTCCGTCCCCGCCACCGAGGTCCGCGATGGTGGCGGCGGATGGCTCACCCCAGGCCTGATCGACTGCCACACCCACCTTGTGTTCGCCGGCAACCGCTGTCACGAATTCGAACTGCGCCAGCAGGGGGCAAGCTACCAACAGATCGCCGAGCAGGGAGGAGGGATCCGCGCGACCGTCGAGGCCACCCGCGCCAGCAGTGAGGAGCAGCTGTTCCAGCTGGCCCAACCCCGTCTGCAGGCCTTCCTCGACGAGGGGGTGACCAGCATCGAGATCAAATCCGGCTATGGACTGGAGGTCGATACCGAGCTGCGTATGCTGCAGGTCGCCCGCCGCCTGGGGCGCGAGTTCCCGGTGACGGTGCACACCAGCTTCCTCGCTGCCCACGCCCTGCCGCCGGAGTTCCAGGGGCGCGCCGACGATTACATCGGCCGGGTCTGCGGCGAGATGATGGACGCGGTCAGCGCCCAGGAGCTGGCGGACTCGGTGGATATGTTCTGCGAGCAGATCGGCTTCTCCCTCGCCCAGTGCGAGCGGGTGATCCAGAGCGCCAGCCGGCACGGGCTACCGGTACGCATCCACGCCGAGCAGCTGAGCAACCTGCGCGCCTCCCACCTGGCCGCCAGCCACAGCGCGCTGTCGGTCGACCACCTCGAACACCTTGACGAAAGCGGGGTGATGGCCCTGGCACGGGCGGGAACCGTTGCCACCCTGCTGCCTGGCGCTTTCTATTTCCTGCGCGAAACCCGCTTGCCCCCCATCGAGCAGCTGCGGCGTCACGGCGTGGCCATGGCGGTTGCCAGCGACTTCAACCCGGGCAGCAGCCCACAGGCCTCGCTGCGACTGTCGATGCAGATGGCCGCTAACCTGTTCGGTCTCAGCGCCGAGGAGGTACTGGCCGGTGTCACCCGCCATGCCGCCCGGGCGCTGGGCATGGCCTCCGAGCGCGGTCAGCTGCGCGAGGGGCTGCTGGCCGACCTGCTGCTGTGGCAGATCGACCACCCCGCCGAGCTGGTGTGGCAGTTTGGCGTTAACCGCCCCCACTGCATTATGAAGGAGGGACAAGATGTATCAGAGCGCTGA
- the hutG gene encoding formimidoylglutamase, producing the protein MYQSADMSLWRGRSDPLDGRRGERWHHRMLPYPLDGELPVDEGVVISGFCCDEGVRRNQGRTGAALGPDALRRALAGLPATFQGPIYDAGNLLCDGQQLEQAQARFSDHCTSILDSGHRLLLLGGGHEIAWGSFLGLQNHLLRQGGGDPRVRIGIINFDAHFDLRNPAAGPSSGTPFHQIAVHCQAQQQPFRYLCLGVSETANTPILFDYAEQFDVEWRLDREMTLLQLEECRKQLQRFISQVDWIHLSIDLDVLPAATMPGVSAPACPGVSLEMVEALLPLVTAARHPSGRPKLQLAELAEYNPQFDPTGVGARAAARLAYRLLSD; encoded by the coding sequence ATGTATCAGAGCGCTGACATGAGCCTGTGGCGCGGCCGCAGCGACCCCCTCGATGGCCGCCGCGGCGAGCGCTGGCACCACCGCATGCTGCCCTACCCCCTCGACGGCGAATTGCCGGTGGACGAGGGTGTGGTGATCAGCGGTTTCTGCTGCGACGAGGGGGTGCGTCGTAACCAGGGGCGCACCGGTGCGGCCCTGGGTCCCGACGCCCTGCGCCGCGCCCTCGCCGGCCTGCCGGCCACCTTCCAGGGGCCGATCTACGACGCCGGCAACCTGCTGTGCGACGGGCAGCAGCTGGAGCAGGCCCAGGCCCGCTTCAGTGACCACTGCACCAGCATCCTCGACTCCGGCCACCGCCTGCTGCTACTGGGTGGCGGCCACGAGATCGCCTGGGGCAGTTTCCTCGGACTGCAAAATCACCTGCTGCGGCAGGGCGGCGGTGACCCGCGAGTGCGCATCGGCATCATCAACTTCGACGCCCACTTCGACCTGCGCAACCCCGCTGCGGGCCCCAGCTCGGGAACCCCCTTTCACCAGATCGCGGTGCACTGCCAGGCCCAGCAGCAGCCCTTCCGCTACCTCTGCCTGGGGGTGAGCGAGACCGCCAACACGCCGATTCTGTTCGACTACGCCGAACAATTTGACGTGGAGTGGCGCCTCGACCGGGAGATGACCCTGCTGCAGCTGGAGGAGTGCCGCAAGCAGCTGCAGCGTTTTATCAGCCAGGTGGACTGGATCCATCTCAGCATCGACCTTGATGTGCTACCCGCCGCCACCATGCCGGGAGTCAGCGCGCCCGCGTGCCCCGGAGTCTCCCTGGAGATGGTGGAGGCGCTGTTGCCGCTGGTGACCGCTGCGCGCCACCCCAGCGGGCGTCCCAAGCTGCAGCTCGCCGAGCTGGCCGAGTACAACCCCCAGTTCGACCCTACCGGTGTCGGCGCCCGCGCCGCCGCCCGCCTCGCCTACCGACTGCTCAGCGACTAG
- the hutC gene encoding histidine utilization repressor, whose protein sequence is MANPNSEPRYLTIKRFICEQIEQGVWPEHSQVPSENSLCEQFGVSRMTARRALQELTGDGVLLRHQGLGTFVAERKPVGSLLEVRNIADDISQRGHRYSNRILCMEARPAGDEMALALDLPPGSELFRSVIVHLDNEVPVQWEERYTNPALAPDYLQQDFSLTTPNRYLSQVAPLAGGEHTVEAVLATEEQARALEVAQPEACLLIKRRTWSSQGVVSYARLLHPGSRYQLGARLVPGANLT, encoded by the coding sequence ATGGCCAACCCCAACAGTGAACCCCGTTACCTGACGATCAAGCGCTTTATCTGCGAGCAGATCGAGCAGGGCGTATGGCCCGAACACAGCCAGGTGCCGTCGGAGAACAGCCTTTGCGAGCAGTTTGGGGTGAGCCGCATGACGGCACGCCGCGCCCTGCAGGAGCTGACCGGCGATGGCGTATTGCTGCGCCACCAGGGGCTCGGCACTTTCGTGGCCGAGCGCAAGCCGGTGGGCTCGCTGCTGGAGGTGCGCAACATCGCGGACGATATCAGCCAGCGGGGCCATCGCTACAGTAACCGCATCCTCTGTATGGAGGCGCGCCCGGCGGGCGATGAGATGGCGCTGGCGCTGGACCTGCCGCCGGGCAGTGAGCTTTTCCGCTCGGTCATCGTCCACCTCGACAACGAGGTGCCGGTGCAGTGGGAGGAGCGTTACACCAACCCGGCACTGGCCCCCGACTACCTGCAGCAGGATTTTTCGCTCACTACCCCCAACCGCTACCTCAGCCAGGTAGCCCCCCTGGCCGGTGGTGAGCACACGGTGGAGGCGGTGTTGGCCACCGAGGAGCAGGCGCGGGCGCTGGAAGTAGCCCAGCCCGAGGCCTGCCTGTTGATCAAACGACGTACCTGGTCCAGCCAGGGCGTGGTGAGCTACGCGCGCCTGCTGCACCCCGGCAGTCGCTATCAATTGGGTGCCCGGCTGGTGCCGGGCGCGAACCTGACTTAG
- the hutH gene encoding histidine ammonia-lyase, which yields MSNTLLLNPGFLTLAQLRAVYHEGVEVTLDPACEAQIHRSQAVIQQVLDRNEVVYGINTGFGLLANTRIEKDQLETLQRSIVLSHSAGIGEPMSEAVVRLMMILKINSLARGFSGIRLSVIEALLALYNKGFYPVVPSKGSVGASGDLAPLAHMSAILLGEGELFFEGKRMPAREGLALAGMEPLTLAPKEGLALLNGTQASTAFALRGLFAAENLFAAGMVTGALSVEAALGSRKPFDDRIHAVRGHRAQRAVAACYRELLSHSEIEASHACCDRVQDPYSLRCQPQVMGACLQQIEHAASILEVEANGVSDNPLIFAEEGEILSGGNFHAEPVAMAADNLALAIAEIGSLSERRMALLIDSHLSQLPPFLVDNGGVNSGFMIAQVTAAALASENKSLAHPASVDSLPTSANQEDHVSMATFAARRLADMAENTEGVLAVELLAACQGLDFRTPLKSSEPLELARSRVRARVPFYDKDRYFADDIAAVVPLIQEGVFNTMMSAELLPSLDN from the coding sequence ATGAGCAATACACTGCTACTGAACCCCGGCTTCCTGACCCTGGCGCAGCTGCGCGCGGTCTACCACGAGGGGGTTGAAGTGACCCTGGATCCCGCCTGCGAGGCACAGATCCATCGCTCCCAGGCGGTGATCCAGCAGGTGCTGGACCGCAACGAGGTGGTGTACGGCATCAACACCGGCTTTGGCCTGTTGGCCAACACCCGTATCGAGAAGGATCAGCTGGAGACCCTGCAGCGTAGCATCGTCCTGTCTCACTCCGCCGGCATCGGCGAGCCGATGAGCGAGGCGGTGGTGCGCCTGATGATGATACTCAAGATCAACTCCCTGGCGCGGGGCTTCTCCGGCATCCGCCTGTCGGTGATCGAGGCGCTGTTGGCACTCTACAACAAAGGCTTCTACCCGGTGGTTCCCAGCAAGGGATCGGTGGGGGCCAGTGGCGACCTGGCGCCCCTGGCGCATATGAGTGCCATTCTGCTGGGCGAGGGTGAGCTGTTCTTTGAGGGTAAGCGAATGCCCGCCCGCGAGGGGCTAGCCCTGGCCGGTATGGAGCCCCTGACCCTGGCCCCCAAGGAGGGGCTGGCTCTGCTCAACGGCACCCAGGCCTCGACCGCCTTCGCCCTGCGCGGGCTGTTTGCCGCCGAAAACCTGTTTGCAGCCGGGATGGTGACCGGCGCGCTATCGGTCGAGGCTGCCCTCGGTAGCCGCAAGCCGTTTGATGACCGCATCCACGCGGTGCGCGGCCACAGGGCACAACGCGCGGTCGCTGCCTGCTACCGTGAGCTGCTCAGCCACAGCGAGATCGAAGCTTCTCACGCCTGCTGCGACCGGGTACAGGATCCCTACTCCCTGCGCTGTCAGCCCCAGGTGATGGGCGCCTGCCTGCAGCAGATCGAACACGCCGCCTCCATCCTCGAGGTGGAAGCCAACGGCGTCTCCGACAACCCACTGATCTTTGCCGAGGAGGGAGAGATCCTCTCCGGCGGTAACTTCCACGCCGAGCCGGTGGCGATGGCGGCAGATAACCTGGCGCTGGCGATCGCCGAGATCGGCTCCCTTTCCGAGCGCCGCATGGCGCTGCTGATCGACAGCCACCTGAGCCAGTTGCCCCCTTTCCTGGTGGACAATGGCGGCGTCAACTCCGGCTTTATGATCGCCCAGGTGACCGCCGCAGCCCTGGCCAGCGAGAACAAGAGCCTGGCCCATCCGGCCTCGGTGGACAGCCTGCCCACCTCCGCCAACCAGGAGGATCATGTCTCCATGGCCACCTTCGCCGCCCGCCGCCTGGCGGACATGGCGGAAAACACCGAAGGAGTGCTGGCGGTGGAGCTGCTGGCCGCCTGTCAGGGGCTGGATTTCCGCACGCCACTGAAGAGTTCCGAGCCGCTGGAGCTGGCGCGCAGCCGGGTGCGCGCACGGGTGCCCTTCTATGACAAGGACCGCTACTTCGCCGACGACATCGCGGCGGTGGTGCCCCTGATCCAGGAGGGGGTGTTCAACACCATGATGAGTGCTGAGTTGCTGCCCTCGCTGGACAACTGA
- a CDS encoding spermidine synthase has translation MAITGHEIHRRYDGLGAIQVFEDRDRRFLSFDGDAEQSCILIERPWSPVYQYCQAMLMAYALCERPPQRALLAGLGGGSLVHCLLRIDPTIELDVLEYRAEVIAVAQEYFLLNQAPAHRIHQVDATEFEALPQGYELIFSDLFHDDCMNPAQLSLDYTRRCRQALSRRGILVLNLWLEEKWAYPDAIRALSREFDGQLLGVEVPEGNLVLYLFNDRAPELNPRLLQRQARDLGRRVEAPLQRVASAITRLD, from the coding sequence ATGGCGATCACCGGGCATGAAATACACCGCCGTTACGATGGCCTCGGGGCGATCCAGGTGTTCGAGGATAGGGATCGCCGCTTCCTCAGCTTCGATGGCGACGCCGAGCAGAGCTGCATCCTCATCGAGCGCCCCTGGAGCCCGGTCTATCAGTACTGCCAGGCGATGCTGATGGCCTACGCCCTCTGCGAGCGCCCCCCTCAGCGCGCCCTGCTGGCAGGCCTCGGCGGCGGCAGTCTGGTGCACTGCCTGCTACGCATCGACCCGACCATCGAACTCGACGTGCTGGAGTACCGGGCCGAGGTGATCGCCGTGGCGCAGGAGTATTTCCTCCTCAACCAGGCCCCCGCCCACCGCATTCACCAGGTGGATGCCACCGAGTTCGAGGCCCTCCCGCAGGGGTATGAACTGATCTTCAGCGACCTCTTCCACGACGACTGCATGAACCCGGCCCAGCTCAGCCTCGACTACACCCGGCGCTGCCGGCAGGCCCTGAGCCGTCGTGGCATCCTGGTACTCAACCTGTGGCTGGAGGAGAAGTGGGCCTACCCCGACGCCATCCGCGCGTTGAGCCGCGAATTTGACGGCCAGCTGCTGGGGGTTGAGGTGCCGGAGGGCAACCTGGTGCTCTACCTGTTCAACGACCGTGCACCTGAGCTCAACCCGCGTCTGTTGCAGCGCCAGGCCCGGGACCTGGGGCGGCGGGTCGAGGCCCCCCTGCAGCGGGTCGCCTCCGCCATTACCCGCCTGGACTGA
- a CDS encoding mechanosensitive ion channel family protein — MDQEVLQQEFAQLQNIYNMVAEFLVQYSFQILGALIIFLLGLWLAGRVHRFIAALLARHNVDVTLAGFISNLARILVILMMAIIALGKLGISVAPFIAALGAMALGAGLALQGMLSNYAAGVTIILTRPFVVGNTVKMQGVCGVIKEINLSMTILTNEEGEEISIPNKHIVGEILHNSFEYMLAETRIGISYAADPQQAIDCLSAVLAQRPEVASEPAPQIGIDSFGDSAIEIGIRYWVPTRNYYGVKFAVNLELFSALKTAGISIPFPQREVRMLTD; from the coding sequence ATGGATCAAGAGGTGCTGCAACAGGAGTTTGCACAATTGCAGAATATCTACAACATGGTGGCCGAGTTCCTGGTGCAATACAGCTTCCAGATCCTCGGTGCCCTGATTATTTTCCTGCTGGGACTCTGGTTAGCCGGGCGGGTGCATCGCTTCATCGCCGCCCTGTTGGCGCGTCACAACGTCGATGTCACCCTGGCCGGCTTTATCTCCAACCTGGCGCGTATCCTGGTGATCCTGATGATGGCGATCATCGCCCTTGGCAAGCTGGGGATCAGTGTTGCCCCCTTTATTGCCGCCCTTGGTGCCATGGCCCTGGGTGCGGGGTTGGCGCTGCAGGGGATGCTCTCCAACTATGCCGCCGGCGTCACCATCATCCTGACCCGCCCCTTCGTGGTGGGCAATACGGTGAAGATGCAGGGGGTGTGCGGGGTGATCAAGGAGATCAACCTGTCGATGACGATCCTCACCAATGAGGAGGGGGAAGAGATCAGTATCCCCAACAAGCACATCGTGGGGGAGATCCTCCACAACAGTTTTGAATATATGCTGGCGGAAACCCGCATCGGCATCAGCTACGCGGCCGACCCGCAGCAGGCGATCGACTGCCTGAGCGCGGTGCTGGCGCAGCGCCCGGAGGTGGCCAGCGAGCCGGCTCCCCAGATAGGCATCGACAGCTTCGGCGACAGTGCGATCGAGATCGGCATCCGCTACTGGGTGCCGACCCGTAACTATTACGGGGTCAAGTTTGCGGTTAACCTGGAGCTGTTCAGTGCCCTAAAGACCGCGGGGATCAGCATCCCCTTCCCGCAGCGGGAGGTACGCATGCTGACCGACTAG
- the hutU gene encoding urocanate hydratase produces the protein MSLNRKDPARVIKPNTGTELEARSWLTEAPLRMLMNNLHPDVAERPEELVVYGGIGRAARDWACYDKIVEVLKRLGDEETLLVQSGKPVGVFPTHADAPRVLIANSNLVPHWATWEHFNELDRQGLMMYGQMTAGSWVYIGSQGIVQGTYETFVAVAKQHFGGESRGRWVLTGGLGGMGGAQPLAATMAGFSMIAVEVDETRIDFRLRTGYVDRKATSLDEALAMVETARAEGSAVSVGLLGNAADVFAELVARGVTPDVCTDQTSAHDPLNGYLPQGWTLAEAIERRQREPEVVVDAAKASMAVQVRAMLTLQERGAATLDYGNNIRQMALEKGVSNAFDFPGFVPAYIRPLFCEGIGPFRWVALSGDPEDIYKTDARVKELIPDNPHLHNWLDMARERIQFQGLPARICWVGLKDRARLALAFNEMVASGELKAPIVIGRDHLDSGSVASPNRETESMLDGSDAVSDWPLLNALLNTAGGATWVSLHHGGGVGMGFSQHAGVVIVADGTEAAKRRLGRVLWNDPATGVMRHADAGYESAQNCAREQGLDLPMLETK, from the coding sequence ATGAGCCTGAATCGAAAAGACCCTGCACGGGTGATCAAGCCCAACACCGGCACTGAGCTGGAGGCCCGCAGCTGGTTGACTGAAGCGCCGCTGCGCATGCTGATGAACAACCTGCACCCCGATGTCGCCGAGCGCCCAGAGGAACTGGTGGTCTACGGCGGCATTGGCCGCGCCGCGCGCGACTGGGCGTGCTACGACAAGATCGTCGAGGTGCTCAAGCGCCTGGGGGATGAGGAAACTTTGCTGGTGCAGTCCGGCAAGCCGGTGGGCGTATTCCCGACCCACGCCGATGCCCCCCGGGTACTGATCGCTAACTCCAACCTGGTCCCCCACTGGGCGACCTGGGAGCATTTCAACGAGCTCGACCGCCAGGGTCTGATGATGTACGGCCAGATGACCGCCGGTTCCTGGGTCTATATCGGCTCCCAGGGGATCGTGCAGGGCACCTACGAAACCTTCGTGGCGGTCGCCAAACAGCACTTTGGCGGTGAGTCCAGGGGGCGCTGGGTGTTGACCGGTGGCCTCGGCGGGATGGGCGGCGCCCAGCCGTTGGCCGCCACCATGGCCGGCTTCAGCATGATCGCCGTGGAGGTGGATGAAACCCGCATCGATTTCCGCCTGCGCACCGGCTACGTGGACCGCAAGGCCACCAGCCTCGATGAGGCGCTGGCCATGGTCGAGACGGCCCGTGCCGAGGGCTCTGCCGTCTCCGTCGGACTGCTGGGTAATGCCGCCGACGTATTCGCCGAGCTGGTGGCCCGGGGCGTGACCCCCGATGTCTGTACCGACCAGACCAGTGCCCACGATCCCCTCAACGGCTACCTGCCCCAGGGCTGGACGCTGGCGGAGGCGATCGAGCGGCGTCAGCGCGAGCCCGAAGTGGTGGTGGACGCCGCCAAGGCGTCGATGGCAGTACAGGTGCGCGCCATGTTGACCCTGCAGGAGCGTGGCGCCGCCACCCTCGACTACGGCAATAACATCCGCCAGATGGCGCTGGAGAAGGGGGTGAGCAACGCCTTCGATTTCCCCGGCTTTGTGCCCGCCTACATCCGTCCGTTGTTCTGCGAGGGGATCGGTCCCTTCCGCTGGGTCGCCCTCTCCGGCGACCCCGAGGATATCTACAAGACCGACGCCAGGGTGAAGGAGTTGATCCCCGATAACCCCCACCTGCACAACTGGCTCGACATGGCCCGTGAGCGGATCCAGTTCCAGGGGCTGCCTGCCCGTATCTGCTGGGTCGGCCTCAAGGACCGTGCCCGCCTGGCGTTGGCCTTTAATGAGATGGTGGCCAGCGGTGAGCTGAAGGCACCGATCGTGATCGGCCGTGACCACCTCGACTCCGGCTCGGTGGCCAGCCCCAACCGCGAAACCGAATCGATGCTCGATGGCAGTGATGCGGTCTCGGACTGGCCGCTGTTGAACGCACTGCTCAACACCGCCGGCGGAGCCACCTGGGTGAGCCTGCACCACGGCGGTGGTGTGGGCATGGGCTTCAGCCAGCACGCCGGGGTGGTGATTGTGGCCGATGGTACCGAGGCGGCGAAGCGCCGCCTGGGCCGTGTGCTGTGGAACGATCCGGCCACCGGGGTGATGCGTCACGCCGATGCCGGTTATGAGAGTGCGCAAAACTGCGCCCGAGAGCAGGGCCTCGACCTGCCCATGCTGGAGACAAAATAA
- a CDS encoding NAD(P)-dependent malic enzyme, whose product MKIPEILLFEVEHAPGNLAQVLQLVGNAGLTVENLEAVARTSTHTQWELTIEIDETAQHDLCERIDQLPSARMLGRSDRVFDRHRGGKIRTVSKVQLTSQQVLRDIYTPGVARVCLAIQKDPVKAKEYTNIPNTVAVVTNGTAILGLGDIGAVAGMPVMEGKAALFDAYADLSGVPILIEDKDPQVIIDTVAAIAPSFGAIQLEDISAPTCFEIEKALIEKLNIPVLHDDQHGTAVVALAALITATRQVGRDLKKSRVGQIGLGAAGIGISRLLLEYGVEGVIGTDLNQDAMAQLESLGGQRASLGELMAQADIVISTTGVKGLIKPEMVREGQVILALTNPDPEIEPEVALQSGAAFAADGKSVNNVLGFPGLFRGAIDAGVVKFTDAMLIAASECLAGLTPSGALTPDPLDRSVHDAVANAVREAAEQGL is encoded by the coding sequence ATGAAGATACCAGAGATTCTGCTGTTTGAAGTTGAGCACGCACCCGGAAACCTCGCCCAGGTTCTGCAGCTGGTAGGCAATGCCGGCCTCACCGTCGAGAACCTTGAGGCGGTCGCACGCACATCCACCCACACCCAGTGGGAGCTGACCATCGAGATCGACGAAACCGCCCAGCACGACCTGTGCGAACGTATCGACCAGCTTCCGAGCGCCCGCATGCTGGGCCGTTCCGACCGCGTGTTTGACCGCCACCGCGGCGGCAAGATCCGTACGGTCTCCAAGGTTCAGCTGACCTCCCAGCAGGTGCTGCGGGATATCTACACCCCCGGCGTGGCACGGGTCTGCCTCGCGATCCAGAAGGATCCGGTCAAGGCCAAGGAATACACCAACATCCCCAACACCGTAGCGGTTGTGACCAACGGCACCGCCATCCTCGGCCTCGGGGATATTGGCGCGGTGGCCGGTATGCCTGTGATGGAAGGCAAGGCGGCCCTGTTTGACGCCTACGCCGACCTATCCGGGGTGCCGATCCTGATCGAGGACAAGGACCCCCAGGTAATCATCGATACGGTGGCCGCCATCGCCCCCTCCTTCGGTGCCATCCAGCTGGAGGATATCTCCGCCCCCACCTGCTTCGAGATCGAGAAGGCCTTGATCGAGAAACTCAATATCCCGGTGCTGCACGACGACCAGCACGGCACCGCCGTGGTCGCGCTGGCGGCCCTGATTACCGCCACCCGCCAGGTGGGCCGTGACCTCAAGAAGAGTCGGGTCGGCCAGATCGGACTCGGCGCGGCGGGCATCGGTATCTCCCGCCTGTTGCTCGAATATGGCGTCGAGGGGGTGATCGGTACCGACCTTAACCAGGATGCCATGGCACAACTCGAGTCCCTGGGCGGCCAGCGCGCCAGCCTCGGCGAGCTGATGGCGCAGGCGGACATCGTCATCTCCACCACCGGCGTTAAGGGGCTGATCAAGCCCGAGATGGTGCGTGAAGGGCAGGTGATCCTGGCCCTGACCAACCCTGACCCCGAGATCGAGCCCGAAGTGGCACTGCAGTCAGGCGCCGCCTTCGCCGCCGATGGCAAGAGTGTCAACAACGTGCTCGGCTTCCCGGGGCTGTTCCGTGGCGCCATTGATGCCGGCGTGGTGAAGTTCACTGACGCCATGCTGATCGCCGCCTCGGAGTGTCTTGCAGGGCTGACCCCGTCGGGCGCACTGACACCGGACCCGCTCGACCGCAGCGTCCATGACGCGGTGGCCAACGCCGTGCGCGAGGCTGCCGAGCAGGGCCTCTAG
- a CDS encoding histone deacetylase family protein produces MHLPLVYHPSYSYEFPEQHRFAMVKFRYLHDYLRQRGIATTDNLYRSGPCLHKWLLQAHCPDYLTRLREGTLSHKEQRELGLPWTPGLAKRTFISPGGTLLTALLAMRYGVACHLAGGTHHAHYDKASGFCCLNDLAVTALAMLEQPGIERVLVFDCDVHQGDGTAAILAARDDAFTCSIHCEKNFPARKQLSNLDVGLVDGIEDEAYLQIVMETLQQCLDRVRPDLVLYDAGVDVFAGDPLGRACISEEGIARRDRQVLGAIRERNIPVATVIGGGYDDDRWALARRHAIVVEQALALQGSQA; encoded by the coding sequence ATGCATTTACCGTTGGTTTATCATCCCTCCTACAGCTACGAGTTTCCGGAGCAGCACCGCTTTGCGATGGTGAAGTTTCGCTACTTGCACGATTACCTGCGCCAGCGGGGTATCGCCACGACGGATAACCTTTACCGCTCAGGCCCCTGCTTGCACAAGTGGCTGTTACAGGCCCACTGCCCCGATTATCTTACCCGCCTGCGTGAAGGCACCCTCAGCCACAAGGAACAGCGGGAGTTGGGCCTTCCCTGGACACCGGGGCTTGCCAAGCGCACCTTTATATCCCCCGGTGGAACCCTGCTGACGGCGCTGTTGGCGATGCGCTATGGCGTTGCCTGTCACCTTGCGGGGGGTACCCATCATGCGCATTATGATAAAGCCTCGGGTTTCTGTTGCCTCAACGACCTGGCGGTCACAGCCCTGGCGATGCTGGAGCAGCCGGGTATAGAGCGGGTTCTGGTTTTTGATTGCGATGTGCATCAGGGGGATGGGACCGCGGCCATATTGGCAGCACGGGATGACGCCTTTACCTGCTCGATCCACTGCGAGAAGAACTTCCCCGCCCGCAAGCAGCTCAGTAATCTGGATGTGGGGCTGGTCGATGGCATAGAAGATGAGGCCTACCTGCAGATCGTCATGGAGACACTGCAGCAGTGCCTCGACCGGGTGCGCCCCGATCTGGTGTTGTACGACGCAGGCGTCGACGTCTTTGCCGGTGATCCCCTGGGTCGGGCCTGTATCAGCGAGGAGGGTATTGCCCGTCGTGACCGGCAGGTACTCGGAGCGATCCGCGAACGCAACATTCCGGTGGCGACCGTGATAGGGGGCGGCTACGACGATGACCGGTGGGCGCTGGCGCGACGCCACGCCATCGTGGTGGAACAGGCGCTCGCGCTACAGGGCAGCCAGGCCTGA